GTGACACAGGACTCGTCAGCCGCGACCGGAATCTCGGTCGCCTCAGTCACCCGCCGGAGGCCATCGATGTCGTCGGCCTCGACCGGCTGTTCCAGCATCGTCACGCCAGCGTCGGCGAGCCAGTCCGCCTTGTCGATTGCCGCCGCGGCGGTCCAAGCGGCGTTGGCGTCGACACGTATCTCGGCGTCGGGGGCCGCTTCACGAACCGCATCCAGTCGCGCCCGGTCGTCGTCGGTCCCGAGTTTGACCTTCAGGTGGTCGAAGCCGTTGTCGGCCGCAGTACTGGCCTTCTCTGCCATCCGCTCAGGCGAGTCGATGCCGACCGTGTAGGTGGTCGGCGGGACCGCGTCGGGATCGAGCCCCCACTGGCGGTACAGCGGCAGTTCAAGGCACCGAGCCGCGAGGTCGTGGACGGCGATAGAGAGCGCCATCCGGGCCGCGGGCTGGTCCGGCGCTCGCTCGCCGAGCGCCCGCTCGATGCGCTGCTGGGCGTGTGGGTCGCCGATTCGGTCGACGACCTCACAGAGCGAGGGTAGCGTTTCGGCGACCGACGCCGCGCTCTCGTCGTAGTATGCCGACGGCGTGACAGCGCCGGTTCCGGTGGTTCCCTCGTGAGTGAGTTCCACGACGACAGTCTCGCTGGTCTCGCTGGTCTCCCGCGAGATACCGAATGGGTCCGACAGCGGCAGGTCGTAGCGGTCGACACTCCAGTTCATAGGATGGCGTCCAGTACCTCGTCGGGGACGCCGTGGCGGACTGGGTCAGTCGCCGGTGCGTCCAGCGCGTTGCTGTACCCCGAGACAGCATCCGCGGCCTCGCTGTCGCCGAGGTGGCGCGTGTTCAGCATCCCCGCGACGACCGACGCGTCAGAGATAGGTGCGGCGAGGCGCTCGTAGATGTCGACGTACTCGGAGAGCGGCGGAATGTCGAACGACTCGTAGCCGTGGATGACCTCGCGACCGGCCTCGTGACACATGACGAGCGCGTCGGGAGCCGACCCGTGGAGGATGCTCGTCGTCACGCCCGAATAAGCCGGATGGGCCAGCGCGCCCTGGCCCTCGACCACGAGGAGGTCCGCCGCCTGCGCTTCTTCGACCAGTCGCTCCACCGCGCCGGCGGCGTAGTCGGCGATGACGCGGTCGATGACGATGCCATGGTCGGAGATAGCGATGCCGGTCTGCCCGGTCGGGACGACGGCGGCGTCGAGACCGCGCTCCCGCGCCGCGTCACGAATCTCGAACGACGCAGTCATCTTCCCCGTCGAGCAGTCGGTGCCGACAGTCGTGATGACCGTCGCGTCGACATCGCTGGCAGTCCCCGCTGCCACGGTCAGGTCTTCGGGCGGCTTACGGAGGTCGTGGAGTGCAGCGTCGTGTTCCGCGGCGAGACGGGCGAACTCTTCGTCGTCGGCTAGGAAGTCGTGCAGTCCAGCGTACACGTCACAGCCACGTTCCAGTGCTGTCCGTACGTCTTCGCGCCAAGACTCGTCGAACTCGCCGCCGATAGGCGAGATGCCGATGACGAGCGCGTCCACCTCGGGCGCGTCGGCCATCGACGCGACGATTGGAGCGTCCTGTACGTCCGGGAGCGCGTCGTGGACGCGCTGTCCGGCCCGTTCGCGGTCGACGAGCGCTCGGACTTCGCGGTCACCGTACCGCAACAACCCGACTGCGGTCTTGGCTCGGTCGGGGAAAGCCTCGTGTGTTAAGATGGCTACGGCCATAGCCGGAGAGAGTCACCGCCCCGCGAAAAAGCTACGGAACCGGTACCGACGGAACTGCGATGGACAGGCCCGAGCTACGGCACGCGAAGTCGAACGGTCCACAGCGACCGGACGGCGTCGTCGAGCGCCTCGTCGGGCTCACCGGTCGCGTCGACCGGCTTCGTCGCCGTGGCGAGGTCCTCGAACTCGTGGATGACCGACCCCTCGCCGACGACGTACAGCCTATCGGGCGACACCGCCTCGATAGCGGCCCGGCAGCGGTCGAGATGAGAGTCGATCTGCTGGTCCCGGAGCCGCTCGAACCGGCCTTGGGAGAAGCCGCCCTTCGAGTGTTGGCTCTTGAGCTCCGAATCAAACCCGTGGAACGCGGTCCGTTCCCGACCGTTGTACTCGCCCAGCGCGAACAGGTCCGAGCGGACCAGCGCGACGACGTGCTCGCCGGTCGGTTCGAACCACGACCGCTCCAGCCGAACGCTCTCGTTCCACTCAGTGAACGGCGACGGCGGCGCAGGGACGGACAGACACGCCGACAGGAGGCCGGCGTCGTCGGTCACCGCGAGACACGGTGCAGCGCTGGCGACCAGCGACGCGCGGTCGCCGAAGGCGTCCCGGACCGGGCCGGGCAGGGAGCGCTCCGCGTCGACGTAGGCCGTGAACACGCCCTCCGGCTCCGTCTCGAAGGCTTCCAGCCGGTCGATCACTGCACTCAGTCGTGCTCGGCTGAGCGTCTCCTCGGCCCGGAACGTCGATTCCCCCTCCTCGGCCTGCAGACGCTCGACGCGATCTTGTAGTTCGGCGACGCGGTCCTCCAGCCGGTTGACCTCGGCCTCGGCCCGCTGGCGTTCGGTCGCTGCGTCGGCGCGGCGCTCCGTCTCGGCGTCGAGCTGTCGTTCGAGGTGGTGGTTCTCCTCTTCGAGTTCGGCCACCCGTTCCTTCAGCGACGCCCGTCCCAGCAACCGGTCAAGCATCACTGGATGGCGGACGGGGACGGGCTTAAAAGTGACTTCCCGAACCGTCACTGGGTCCAAAAGCCGGTAGTCAGTCTGGCACTTCGCTGTCATCCCGCAGCGACGAGATGATGAGTCGCTTGATCCCACGTCGGAGGAGACCACCGGCTGCCGGCTGCGAGATATCCAGATCGGCGGCGACATCGCCGAGGGTCGCGTTCCGTGGTTCTTCGAAATACCCCGTTTCGAGTGCAACGAGGAGCGCTTCTCGCTGGCTGTCGGTCAACCCAGCGTCAGTCTCCCCTAAGCTGGCGTATTCGTTCACGCGCAGTAGATCGATATCGATCTGATGCTGCTGTGCGTAGTCCCAGAGCGAACCCAAGTCCGTTCGTTCAGGCATCCACACGGTTAGCATCCAAGCGCTCCCGTCGTTCTCCATGTCAAGGATGACGCCGTTCGCGGCCGAAATTACAGGCGAGAGGATCTTCGCTTCGTCCGTATACTCGAAGCTGTAGATGGCCTCATCGTCTCGGGTTTCGATGACCCGTTCAAACTCGCCAATGGTACCGTCGTTCCGTAGTCCCTCCTCGAACTGCTGGAAATCAGACGATTCGATGTGATAGAAGAACTTGCCCGACGTCGGGTCTGTTCCCGCCTCTGACACCGACCTGACTTTCGAACTCCGGTCGTGGGTAACGGTCTCCGTGAGCACTATGTCAGG
The Haloarcula sp. CBA1129 genome window above contains:
- a CDS encoding dipeptide epimerase, with the protein product MNWSVDRYDLPLSDPFGISRETSETSETVVVELTHEGTTGTGAVTPSAYYDESAASVAETLPSLCEVVDRIGDPHAQQRIERALGERAPDQPAARMALSIAVHDLAARCLELPLYRQWGLDPDAVPPTTYTVGIDSPERMAEKASTAADNGFDHLKVKLGTDDDRARLDAVREAAPDAEIRVDANAAWTAAAAIDKADWLADAGVTMLEQPVEADDIDGLRRVTEATEIPVAADESCVTASDVPRVADACDIANAKLVKCGGLRPAMRLLNTATAHGLDTMLGCMVESNASIAAAVHLAPLVDYVDLDGALLLESDPYTGVPLDGDVFDLTAVSAGTGTTRNPAFAESV
- a CDS encoding DUF1611 domain-containing protein gives rise to the protein MAVAILTHEAFPDRAKTAVGLLRYGDREVRALVDRERAGQRVHDALPDVQDAPIVASMADAPEVDALVIGISPIGGEFDESWREDVRTALERGCDVYAGLHDFLADDEEFARLAAEHDAALHDLRKPPEDLTVAAGTASDVDATVITTVGTDCSTGKMTASFEIRDAARERGLDAAVVPTGQTGIAISDHGIVIDRVIADYAAGAVERLVEEAQAADLLVVEGQGALAHPAYSGVTTSILHGSAPDALVMCHEAGREVIHGYESFDIPPLSEYVDIYERLAAPISDASVVAGMLNTRHLGDSEAADAVSGYSNALDAPATDPVRHGVPDEVLDAIL
- a CDS encoding Vms1/Ankzf1 family peptidyl-tRNA hydrolase, giving the protein MLDRLLGRASLKERVAELEEENHHLERQLDAETERRADAATERQRAEAEVNRLEDRVAELQDRVERLQAEEGESTFRAEETLSRARLSAVIDRLEAFETEPEGVFTAYVDAERSLPGPVRDAFGDRASLVASAAPCLAVTDDAGLLSACLSVPAPPSPFTEWNESVRLERSWFEPTGEHVVALVRSDLFALGEYNGRERTAFHGFDSELKSQHSKGGFSQGRFERLRDQQIDSHLDRCRAAIEAVSPDRLYVVGEGSVIHEFEDLATATKPVDATGEPDEALDDAVRSLWTVRLRVP
- a CDS encoding helix-turn-helix domain-containing protein → MSDIKAVIRAEHPDIVLTETVTHDRSSKVRSVSEAGTDPTSGKFFYHIESSDFQQFEEGLRNDGTIGEFERVIETRDDEAIYSFEYTDEAKILSPVISAANGVILDMENDGSAWMLTVWMPERTDLGSLWDYAQQHQIDIDLLRVNEYASLGETDAGLTDSQREALLVALETGYFEEPRNATLGDVAADLDISQPAAGGLLRRGIKRLIISSLRDDSEVPD